A genomic stretch from Deinococcus radiotolerans includes:
- a CDS encoding DUF3208 domain-containing protein, which yields MLCLVSISESRPGGRAAVRLLQGYVWHPQEAEIDLETFLPHELDLPEPGDHGGDQESAHVLWDTVNAPFAFFENGEPTASQAFYQFTVLRVYEPRPDNDALHADARAASQLLGPLLESTPDGVGWQLWEDLRDL from the coding sequence ATGCTGTGCCTCGTGAGCATCAGTGAATCGCGCCCCGGTGGTCGCGCCGCCGTCCGACTGCTTCAGGGGTACGTGTGGCACCCGCAGGAGGCCGAGATCGACCTGGAGACCTTCCTGCCGCACGAGCTGGACCTACCTGAACCTGGCGACCACGGAGGCGATCAGGAAAGCGCGCACGTCCTGTGGGACACCGTGAACGCGCCGTTCGCGTTCTTCGAGAATGGCGAGCCGACCGCGTCGCAGGCGTTCTACCAGTTCACCGTGCTGCGCGTGTACGAACCCCGCCCGGACAACGACGCGCTGCACGCCGACGCCCGGGCAGCCAGCCAGCTGCTGGGACCGCTGCTGGAGAGCACCCCCGACGGCGTCGGCTGGCAGCTGTGGGAGGACCTGCGTGACCTCTGA
- a CDS encoding tetratricopeptide repeat protein, translating to MRKIALTLSLALIATASAQSVQAAQSLLDQGKWQEAAAAAADLNTSDSLALAAEATTAGASLVADSQKKALFEKAQAYAKQAIAKDKNNADAYFELARAQGRLAQFSGILQSLGLAGDMKKNLDTAIRLDPKMAGAYVALGLWHANLISKGFIATRATGADRNQIIPNFEKAIALEPTTAVHRIEYANALILQGKKAEAAAQLEKAISFNATTFWEKRDEETAKAALAKLK from the coding sequence ATGCGTAAGATCGCCCTGACCCTGTCCCTTGCCCTGATCGCCACCGCGTCCGCCCAGTCCGTCCAGGCCGCCCAGTCCCTGCTGGACCAGGGCAAATGGCAGGAGGCCGCGGCGGCCGCCGCCGACCTGAACACCAGTGACAGCCTCGCCCTGGCCGCCGAGGCCACCACCGCCGGCGCCAGCCTCGTCGCCGACAGCCAGAAGAAAGCCCTGTTCGAGAAAGCCCAGGCGTACGCCAAGCAGGCCATCGCCAAGGACAAGAACAATGCCGACGCGTACTTCGAACTCGCGCGCGCGCAGGGCCGACTCGCGCAGTTCAGCGGCATCCTCCAGAGCCTCGGCCTGGCCGGCGACATGAAGAAGAACCTCGACACGGCCATCCGCCTTGACCCCAAGATGGCGGGCGCGTACGTCGCGCTGGGCCTGTGGCACGCGAACCTGATCTCCAAGGGCTTCATCGCCACCCGCGCGACCGGCGCCGACCGTAACCAGATCATCCCCAACTTCGAGAAGGCCATCGCCCTGGAACCCACGACCGCCGTGCACCGCATCGAGTACGCCAACGCCCTGATTCTCCAGGGCAAGAAGGCCGAAGCGGCCGCCCAGCTGGAAAAGGCCATCAGCTTCAACGCCACCACCTTCTGGGAAAAACGTGATGAGGAAACCGCCAAGGCGGCCCTCGCCAAGCTGAAGTAA